Proteins encoded by one window of Methanosarcinales archaeon:
- a CDS encoding DUF427 domain-containing protein, with translation MVIAKWNGVILAESDTTIIIEENHYFPPDSVNIEYLKESTTHTTSPWKGVEFQ, from the coding sequence GTGGTAATTGCAAAGTGGAACGGAGTAATACTTGCTGAGAGTGATACAACAATAATAATTGAGGAAAATCATTATTTTCCCCCGGATTCTGTCAATATAGAATACTTAAAAGAAAGCACCACACATACCACATCCCCCTGGAAAGGGGTTGAATTCCAATAA